The following proteins are co-located in the Numida meleagris isolate 19003 breed g44 Domestic line chromosome 8, NumMel1.0, whole genome shotgun sequence genome:
- the LOC110402978 gene encoding regulator of cell cycle RGCC-like: protein MSDELSDLLREFDEVVEGFDRGPASQYERHLEELKRKAGHSVYDSGIDELESTSTSPASSLNSSEEDLNTHTGPNSSKAKLGDTQELEEFIADLDKVLEEM from the exons ATGTCGGACGAGCTCAGCGACCTGCTGCGGGAGTTCGATGAGGTGGTCGAGGGCTTCGACAGAGGCCCCGCCAGTCAGTATGAGCGGCACCTGGAGGAACTGAAGAGGAAAGCGGGGCACAGCGTGTACGACAGCGGCATCGATGAGCTGGAGA GTACCAGCACGTCCCCAGCAAGCAGCCTGAACTCCAGTGAGGAGGATCTCAATACCCACACTGGTCCTAACTCCTCTAAAG CTAAGCTTGGAGACACACAGGAACTGGAGGAGTTCATTGCGGATCTGGACAAAGTATTAGAGG AGATGTGA